A window of Rubricoccus marinus contains these coding sequences:
- a CDS encoding response regulator transcription factor — protein MMPPYRVLLVDDHPLFREGLRRQLDADDRLQVVGEASDGKEGLRLCQSLTPDVLVLDMHLPQLSGPDVAQAASALAAPPRMLALSAYDDASYVHALMDAGAAGYVTKDQHPAVIREAVVAVAEGHGRWFVALPQRPDQLSPLTAREHEVLLFLSRGLDNRTIGDRLFVTENTVRNHLTAIYSKLGLNSAREAIAWAWKHGIADAQEGA, from the coding sequence ATGATGCCTCCCTACCGCGTCCTGCTCGTAGACGACCACCCGCTTTTCCGCGAGGGGCTCCGCCGTCAACTCGACGCCGACGACCGGCTTCAGGTTGTCGGCGAGGCGTCGGACGGGAAGGAGGGGCTCCGGCTGTGCCAGAGCCTGACCCCTGACGTCCTCGTGCTGGACATGCATCTGCCTCAGCTTTCCGGCCCCGACGTGGCGCAGGCAGCATCGGCCTTGGCGGCTCCTCCTCGGATGCTCGCGCTGAGCGCGTACGACGACGCGTCTTACGTCCACGCGCTGATGGACGCGGGGGCTGCGGGCTACGTCACGAAAGACCAGCACCCCGCCGTGATCCGCGAGGCCGTCGTCGCGGTGGCCGAGGGGCACGGGCGGTGGTTTGTGGCCCTCCCGCAGCGGCCTGATCAGCTGTCGCCGCTGACGGCCCGCGAGCACGAGGTCCTGCTCTTTCTCTCGCGTGGGCTCGACAACCGCACCATCGGCGACCGGCTGTTCGTGACCGAGAACACGGTCCGGAACCACCTCACCGCGATCTATTCCAAGCTGGGACTGAACTCCGCTCGGGAGGCCATCGCGTGGGCCTGGAAGCACGGCATCGCAGACGCTCAGGAAGGGGCGTAG
- a CDS encoding response regulator transcription factor: MSTPAVRLVIADDHPALRAGVRAALEATGRIDVVGEAASGAEARRLVAQMEPNVILLDVEMLEEDGVAVAQALREAESSTRVLACSAYDDHAYVAAMLQAGAAGYITKDKPIALVAEAVEAVARGEGRWFVSVVPPEADEPPLTDREVEVLRHMARGQSNAEIAAELSISPYTVRNHVSSIYEKLDVGSWREAIAWAWKRGLVGETSGD; this comes from the coding sequence ATGAGCACGCCCGCCGTCCGCCTCGTCATCGCCGACGATCACCCCGCACTCCGCGCCGGGGTACGAGCCGCCCTGGAGGCCACAGGCCGCATCGACGTCGTTGGGGAAGCCGCCTCTGGCGCCGAGGCGCGCCGGCTCGTCGCACAGATGGAACCCAACGTGATCCTGCTGGACGTGGAGATGCTTGAGGAGGATGGTGTAGCCGTCGCCCAGGCGCTTCGCGAGGCCGAATCCTCCACGCGCGTGCTGGCCTGTTCCGCTTACGACGATCATGCCTACGTCGCCGCGATGCTGCAGGCAGGCGCGGCAGGCTACATCACCAAGGACAAGCCCATCGCGCTTGTTGCCGAGGCGGTGGAGGCCGTCGCCAGAGGCGAAGGCCGCTGGTTTGTCTCCGTCGTGCCGCCGGAGGCCGACGAGCCGCCCCTTACAGATCGCGAGGTGGAGGTCTTACGCCACATGGCGCGTGGGCAGAGCAACGCTGAGATCGCCGCCGAGCTAAGCATCTCGCCGTACACCGTCCGCAACCACGTCTCCTCTATTTACGAGAAGCTGGACGTGGGCTCCTGGCGCGAGGCCATTGCGTGGGCCTGGAAGCGAGGGTTGGTGGGCGAGACGAGCGGAGACTAG
- the gyrA gene encoding DNA gyrase subunit A, translating to MKSSYIDYSMSVIVSRALPDVRDGLKPVQRRVLYGMQELGLAAGRAHKKSARIVGEVLGKYHPHGDQSVYDALVRMAQDFAMRGPLVDGQGNFGSVDGDSAAAMRYTEARMTRLAEELLRDLDKETADFIPNFDGSLDEPTVLPAALPNLLVNGASGIAVGMATNIAPHNLGEAIDGIVATIDDPEIDLDGLMEHIPAPDFPTGGTIYGIAGVREAYRTGRGRVIMRAKMTEEEIRKDRDAIIITEIPYQVNKSTLIEKIAHAVRDKKIEGISDLRDESDRDGMRIVIELKRDAVIEVTKNQLFKYTQLQQTFGVNTVALVNGRPRTLSLKEMIEHYIAHRHEVVVRRTEYDLRHAEERAHVLEGLSIALDHIDAVIAIIRHSADTDEAKANLMAGVYPASLTAAQLERLGLPAQPPIASGKKQDTIADLNISEAASGARGEWLSERQSEAILALRLSRLTGLEREKILAEYREILQEIERLRSILGNEGLRMQIIKDELLEIKEKYADERRTEIDPIGGGDIDLEDLIENERMVVTVTNQGLAKRTAIDEYRTQSRGGRGLKGLGTRSEDWIEHLFAADTHDYLLFFTDHGQVYWLRVYDVPEGGRTAKGRSIRNMIQISPEDSVKAVIGIKKENFRDPEFLESHFVLMATRDGRVKKTALDAFKRPMRTGIIAIDIVEGDRLVEAHLTEGDTEIVLGCSGGRGIRFHETDVRSMGRKSRGVRGMKLKDGETVVGMIAVRRDGAQVLTISANGYGKRTDLEEYRQQSRGGLGILAQKTTSKTGELVALKSVAEEDELMIGTEHGLLIRMAVSGISTYSRNAQGVRVINLRDGDKIADVARLVKEDEDPDIATDGVVPALDAEAPEASGESGGAEAPDTSGDTPAEETDEA from the coding sequence ATGAAGTCGTCCTACATAGACTACTCGATGTCGGTGATCGTGAGCCGCGCGCTGCCCGACGTGCGCGACGGGCTCAAGCCGGTGCAGCGCCGCGTGCTCTACGGCATGCAGGAGCTCGGCCTCGCGGCGGGGCGCGCGCACAAAAAGAGCGCCCGTATCGTCGGTGAGGTGCTGGGCAAGTACCACCCGCACGGCGACCAGAGCGTCTACGACGCACTCGTTCGCATGGCGCAGGACTTCGCCATGCGCGGCCCGCTCGTGGACGGCCAAGGCAACTTCGGCTCGGTCGACGGCGATAGCGCGGCTGCCATGCGGTACACCGAGGCTCGCATGACGCGCCTCGCGGAAGAGCTCCTGCGCGACCTGGACAAGGAGACCGCCGACTTCATCCCCAACTTCGACGGCTCGCTCGACGAGCCGACCGTCCTCCCGGCGGCGCTGCCCAACCTGCTCGTCAACGGCGCCAGTGGCATCGCGGTCGGCATGGCGACCAACATCGCGCCGCACAACCTCGGCGAGGCCATCGACGGCATCGTCGCCACGATCGACGACCCGGAGATCGACCTGGATGGGCTCATGGAGCACATCCCCGCCCCGGACTTCCCGACAGGCGGCACGATCTACGGCATCGCGGGCGTGCGCGAGGCGTACCGGACCGGACGCGGGCGCGTGATCATGCGCGCCAAGATGACCGAGGAGGAGATCCGCAAGGACCGCGACGCGATCATCATCACGGAGATCCCGTACCAGGTCAACAAGAGCACGCTCATCGAGAAGATCGCGCACGCCGTGCGCGACAAGAAGATCGAGGGCATCAGCGACCTCCGTGACGAGTCCGACCGCGACGGCATGCGGATCGTGATCGAGCTCAAGCGCGACGCGGTGATCGAGGTCACCAAGAACCAGCTCTTCAAGTACACCCAGCTCCAGCAGACCTTCGGCGTCAACACCGTCGCGCTCGTCAACGGGCGGCCGCGCACGCTGTCGCTGAAGGAGATGATCGAGCACTACATCGCGCACCGCCACGAGGTGGTGGTGCGGCGGACGGAGTACGACCTCCGCCACGCCGAGGAGCGCGCGCACGTGCTGGAGGGCCTGAGCATCGCGCTCGACCACATCGATGCGGTCATCGCCATCATCCGCCACAGCGCGGACACGGACGAGGCCAAGGCCAACCTCATGGCGGGCGTCTACCCCGCCAGCCTCACGGCGGCGCAGTTGGAGCGCCTGGGCCTCCCGGCGCAGCCGCCCATCGCCAGCGGCAAAAAGCAGGACACCATCGCCGACCTCAACATCTCCGAGGCGGCCTCTGGCGCCAGAGGCGAGTGGCTGAGCGAGCGGCAGAGCGAGGCCATCCTGGCCCTGCGCCTCTCGCGCCTCACCGGCCTGGAGCGCGAGAAGATCCTCGCCGAGTACCGTGAGATCCTCCAGGAGATCGAGCGCCTGCGCAGCATCCTCGGCAACGAGGGGCTCCGGATGCAGATCATCAAGGACGAGCTCTTGGAGATCAAGGAGAAGTACGCCGACGAGCGCCGGACCGAGATCGACCCCATCGGCGGTGGCGACATCGACCTGGAGGACCTGATCGAGAACGAGCGGATGGTGGTCACGGTCACCAACCAGGGGCTCGCGAAGCGGACCGCCATCGACGAGTACCGGACGCAGAGCCGCGGCGGCCGTGGCCTCAAGGGGCTCGGCACCCGGTCCGAGGACTGGATCGAGCACCTCTTCGCGGCCGACACGCACGACTACCTGCTCTTCTTTACCGACCACGGGCAAGTCTACTGGCTCCGCGTCTACGATGTGCCGGAGGGCGGGCGCACGGCCAAGGGCCGCAGCATCCGCAACATGATCCAGATCTCGCCAGAGGACAGCGTGAAGGCGGTGATCGGCATCAAGAAGGAGAACTTCCGCGACCCGGAGTTCCTCGAGAGCCACTTCGTCCTCATGGCCACCCGCGATGGGCGCGTCAAAAAGACGGCGCTGGACGCGTTCAAGCGCCCCATGCGGACGGGCATCATCGCCATCGACATCGTGGAGGGCGACCGGCTCGTGGAAGCGCACCTCACCGAGGGCGACACCGAGATCGTGCTGGGCTGCTCCGGCGGCCGCGGCATCCGGTTCCATGAGACCGACGTGCGCTCCATGGGCCGCAAGAGCCGCGGCGTGCGCGGCATGAAGCTCAAGGACGGCGAGACCGTCGTCGGCATGATCGCCGTGCGGCGCGACGGGGCGCAGGTGCTCACCATCTCGGCGAACGGCTACGGCAAGCGGACCGACTTGGAGGAGTACCGCCAGCAGAGCCGCGGCGGGCTGGGCATCCTCGCGCAGAAGACGACGAGCAAGACTGGCGAACTGGTCGCGCTCAAGAGCGTGGCCGAGGAGGACGAGCTGATGATCGGGACCGAGCACGGGCTCCTCATCCGCATGGCCGTCTCCGGCATCTCGACGTACAGCCGCAACGCCCAGGGCGTGCGGGTCATCAACCTCCGCGATGGCGACAAAATCGCCGACGTGGCGCGCCTGGTGAAGGAAGACGAGGACCCGGACATCGCGACCGACGGCGTCGTGCCGGCTCTGGACGCCGAGGCGCCAGAGGCCTCTGGCGAGAGCGGAGGCGCGGAGGCTCCCGACACCTCTGGCGACACGCCTGCCGAGGAGACCGACGAGGCCTGA
- a CDS encoding SDR family NAD(P)-dependent oxidoreductase, whose product MTVFITGASAGIGAATAHAFASGGHRVVLAARSADTLADLARSLNERHGENTALALPLDVTDAEAHARAITDLPSDWRDIDVAVLNAGLAKGLSPVWENTVEEVNQMVDVNVKGVLNGIRALIPGMLDRARGHMVIIGSTASHFVYPGGTIYCATKHAVRALALGLKQDLHATPLRVSLVSPGLVETDFSLVRFSGDAQRADAVYSDTVALTPEDVAEAVVWATTQPSRVNVQEVLVTPRAQAAGGAIARGDEVLNV is encoded by the coding sequence ATGACTGTCTTCATTACCGGCGCCTCGGCCGGCATCGGCGCGGCCACCGCACACGCCTTCGCCTCTGGCGGCCACCGCGTGGTCCTCGCCGCCCGCTCTGCCGACACGCTCGCCGACCTCGCCCGCAGCCTGAACGAGAGGCACGGCGAGAACACCGCGCTCGCGCTGCCTCTCGACGTGACCGACGCTGAGGCCCACGCTCGCGCCATTACCGATCTGCCCTCTGACTGGCGCGATATCGACGTAGCGGTCCTCAATGCGGGTCTGGCAAAAGGGTTGTCGCCTGTTTGGGAGAACACCGTCGAGGAGGTTAACCAGATGGTAGACGTGAACGTCAAGGGCGTTCTCAACGGCATCCGCGCGCTGATCCCCGGCATGCTGGACCGCGCCAGAGGCCACATGGTCATCATCGGCTCCACGGCCAGCCACTTCGTCTACCCCGGCGGGACGATCTACTGCGCGACAAAGCACGCCGTCCGCGCCCTCGCGCTCGGCCTCAAGCAGGACCTCCACGCCACGCCGCTGCGCGTCTCGCTCGTCTCACCGGGTCTGGTGGAGACCGACTTCTCGCTCGTCCGCTTCTCTGGCGACGCCCAGCGCGCCGACGCCGTCTACTCCGATACCGTCGCGCTCACGCCAGAGGATGTGGCCGAGGCCGTCGTCTGGGCCACGACCCAGCCCTCGCGCGTCAACGTGCAGGAAGTGCTCGTCACCCCGCGCGCGCAGGCGGCCGGCGGCGCCATCGCCAGAGGCGACGAGGTGCTTAACGTCTAG
- a CDS encoding ankyrin repeat domain-containing protein: MRLLALSVLLLAAGPASAQGPCAEVRILAYAGSAPSYDGTLVELFTAADWNEGKPARYSAQTDARGEAVFTSLTVTDYVAVVSRRGFEPAEGRFMCLSASRTRLNFALAPEASGAAAGASGDCPPLPRAETAAHVRCALDAGADPNETDAEGWAPLHAAINRSDAEAIRLLVDAGADLSVAGPYGRPILHHAVIYADADAATIRLLVEAGADPATADDNGDTALHAAARFDAAGPARALLDAGADPDARSADESRHTPMHAAFLGSVKGSVVPILLQYGADPTIHNADGLTPLDLARLNDDSEYTDFSAAVAALQAALGE; the protein is encoded by the coding sequence ATGCGCCTGCTCGCTCTCTCCGTCCTGCTCCTCGCCGCCGGCCCCGCGTCTGCGCAAGGCCCGTGCGCCGAGGTCCGCATCCTCGCGTACGCGGGCTCGGCCCCGTCCTACGACGGAACGCTCGTGGAGCTGTTCACCGCTGCCGACTGGAACGAGGGCAAGCCCGCCCGCTACTCCGCCCAGACCGACGCCAGAGGCGAGGCCGTCTTCACGAGCCTCACCGTCACGGACTACGTCGCCGTCGTCTCGCGCCGCGGGTTCGAGCCCGCCGAGGGGAGGTTTATGTGCCTCTCGGCGTCGCGGACGCGGCTCAACTTCGCGCTCGCGCCAGAGGCCTCTGGCGCGGCGGCCGGCGCCTCTGGCGATTGCCCTCCGCTCCCTCGCGCCGAGACCGCCGCGCACGTCCGCTGCGCGCTGGACGCCGGCGCCGACCCCAACGAGACGGACGCTGAGGGATGGGCGCCCCTCCATGCCGCGATCAACCGGAGCGACGCCGAGGCCATCCGGTTGCTGGTGGACGCCGGCGCCGACCTGAGCGTCGCTGGCCCATACGGGCGGCCCATCCTGCACCACGCCGTGATCTACGCCGACGCCGACGCCGCCACGATCCGCCTCTTGGTGGAGGCAGGCGCGGACCCCGCCACGGCAGACGACAACGGCGACACCGCGCTCCACGCCGCGGCCCGCTTCGACGCGGCCGGGCCTGCGCGCGCACTCCTCGACGCCGGCGCAGACCCCGACGCGCGCTCGGCCGACGAGTCCCGCCACACCCCGATGCACGCGGCCTTTCTCGGCTCCGTAAAAGGCTCGGTGGTCCCGATTCTCCTGCAGTACGGCGCGGACCCCACAATCCACAACGCGGACGGCCTCACCCCGCTGGACCTCGCGCGGCTCAACGACGACAGCGAGTACACGGACTTCAGCGCCGCCGTGGCCGCGCTCCAAGCCGCTCTTGGCGAATAG
- a CDS encoding carbonic anhydrase family protein, whose amino-acid sequence MLTRLTFFALLIAASMTTACAQTPATGSMSTPEPRDPTVALTAETQAALSPMDVLQALKDGNKRFIDGTPLERDFMKQVRETAGGQYPMAAILGCIDSRVPHEIVFDKGVGDVFSARVAGNFVNTDILGSLEFATAVAGAKVIVVLGHTECGAVKGACDHVELGNLTSTLANISPAVYAINDFEGERSSKNKDFVQAVAHENVEMTVRNMVDRSTVMRNLVQEGKLMVIGAMHDVATGEVMFMEESMITAETL is encoded by the coding sequence ATGCTTACCCGCCTGACCTTTTTCGCCCTTCTCATCGCCGCGTCAATGACGACCGCGTGCGCCCAGACCCCCGCAACCGGATCGATGTCCACACCCGAACCCCGTGACCCTACCGTTGCCCTGACTGCCGAAACGCAGGCGGCGCTTTCCCCGATGGACGTGTTGCAAGCCCTCAAGGACGGCAACAAGCGGTTCATCGACGGGACGCCGCTGGAGCGCGACTTTATGAAGCAGGTCCGCGAGACCGCCGGCGGCCAGTACCCGATGGCGGCCATCCTCGGCTGCATCGATAGCCGCGTGCCGCACGAGATCGTGTTCGACAAAGGCGTCGGAGACGTGTTCTCGGCGCGCGTGGCGGGCAACTTCGTGAACACGGACATCCTGGGCTCGCTGGAGTTCGCGACGGCCGTGGCCGGTGCCAAGGTGATCGTCGTCCTCGGCCACACGGAGTGCGGCGCCGTGAAGGGCGCGTGCGACCACGTGGAACTGGGCAACCTCACCAGCACGCTCGCCAACATCTCGCCTGCGGTCTACGCGATCAACGACTTCGAGGGCGAGCGCTCGTCCAAGAACAAGGACTTCGTGCAGGCCGTCGCCCACGAGAACGTGGAAATGACCGTCCGCAACATGGTGGACCGTAGCACGGTGATGCGCAACCTCGTGCAGGAGGGCAAGCTCATGGTCATCGGCGCGATGCACGACGTGGCGACCGGCGAAGTGATGTTCATGGAGGAGTCGATGATCACCGCAGAGACCCTCTAA
- a CDS encoding sensor histidine kinase, translated as MKRAAVLLCLLSLAACGSPSREDVDERKRESGTRELNGKVGVFLDEGPVYYRYRYLPDSLVVLGEGLEEGPEVEMPFDAFSAIVVQLEALGVVIAEDPAAMKYDRMPGEDDVIVSVSVPPAAAAALGGAAGLALALGVLLWAIRRQRRERRLQRGLARAREAERAHLAREIHDGPLQELCALQMGLVGLGDQPVDTDSARVLAAEIIGELRLVCGALRPPGLDQMGLVRSVEALMERARARHPEIAFGFEASPEAEALGRDLGDEEALALFRIAQEALTNAIQHASASRIEVAAEASGGAIRLVVTDNGVGLERRKDQSLAEAGHFGIVGMKERANTLDLRLAFRTPEAGGTQVAVSRRRTSSLQLS; from the coding sequence ATGAAACGCGCCGCTGTTCTCCTGTGCCTGCTCTCCCTTGCCGCGTGCGGATCGCCCTCGCGCGAGGACGTAGACGAGCGGAAGCGCGAGAGCGGGACCCGCGAGTTGAATGGCAAGGTGGGCGTGTTTCTGGACGAGGGCCCGGTCTACTATCGCTACCGTTACCTGCCGGACAGCCTTGTCGTGCTTGGCGAGGGCTTGGAGGAGGGACCCGAGGTCGAGATGCCGTTCGATGCCTTTAGCGCGATCGTGGTACAACTCGAAGCGCTGGGCGTGGTGATCGCGGAGGACCCCGCCGCGATGAAGTACGACCGCATGCCGGGAGAGGACGACGTGATCGTGAGCGTGAGCGTCCCGCCAGCGGCGGCGGCGGCTCTGGGTGGTGCCGCGGGGCTCGCGCTCGCGCTGGGGGTGCTGCTCTGGGCCATCCGGCGCCAGAGGCGGGAGAGGAGGTTGCAGCGTGGGTTGGCGCGCGCTCGTGAGGCCGAACGCGCACACCTCGCGCGCGAAATACACGACGGGCCGCTGCAAGAGCTGTGCGCCCTTCAGATGGGGCTCGTCGGGCTGGGCGATCAGCCGGTCGACACCGACAGCGCGCGGGTGCTGGCAGCCGAGATCATCGGCGAGCTTCGGCTGGTGTGCGGGGCCCTCCGGCCGCCGGGCCTGGACCAGATGGGGCTCGTCCGCTCGGTCGAGGCGCTCATGGAGCGCGCCCGCGCGCGCCACCCGGAGATCGCGTTTGGATTCGAGGCCTCGCCAGAGGCCGAGGCGCTCGGCCGAGACCTCGGGGACGAGGAGGCTCTGGCCCTGTTCCGCATCGCGCAAGAGGCGTTGACCAACGCCATCCAGCACGCCTCCGCTTCACGCATTGAGGTCGCGGCCGAGGCCTCTGGCGGCGCGATCCGCCTCGTCGTGACGGACAACGGCGTGGGGTTGGAACGGCGGAAGGACCAGTCTCTAGCCGAGGCGGGGCACTTTGGGATCGTGGGAATGAAGGAGCGCGCAAACACGCTGGACCTGCGGCTCGCGTTCAGGACGCCAGAGGCCGGGGGGACGCAGGTGGCGGTCTCGCGGCGGCGCACGTCTTCGCTTCAGCTCTCATGA
- a CDS encoding sulfotransferase family protein produces the protein MGLPNLILPGAQKSATTTLYRLLTRHPDIASGTPKEPHFFAKDDLYAQGVAAYANRFSSTNGERYVIDASQSYLPFGEVPDRIHETLGDGTRFVVLLRDPVRRIESAFKHFRVKDGGEMVRSLSDLYPSAREISRMELPTLMEYEAKEVARRLANGDIIGRHPSWTRKGFPFNYAAVSAYHAHIQRYIWTFGREQFLFIGFRTMTQDQNKALSQIAAFLGIDPAPMQVDQSVNATPQRYQSALARRVIEPAKKAIRPLLGSTLSTSLGKVERRLFKKHIKMEFEPDVRAALSGVFAEDMAAVSSLTGVSLEDL, from the coding sequence ATGGGTCTTCCCAATTTGATTCTTCCTGGTGCGCAGAAAAGCGCAACGACGACGCTGTACCGTCTGCTCACCCGCCACCCCGATATCGCGAGCGGGACACCAAAGGAGCCGCATTTCTTCGCCAAGGACGACCTGTACGCTCAAGGAGTGGCGGCGTATGCCAACCGCTTCTCTTCAACCAACGGAGAGAGGTACGTGATCGACGCGTCGCAGTCATACCTGCCTTTCGGCGAGGTCCCAGACCGGATCCATGAGACTTTGGGAGACGGTACGCGATTCGTTGTCTTGCTTCGCGATCCGGTTCGCCGAATCGAATCGGCGTTCAAGCATTTCCGGGTGAAGGACGGAGGGGAGATGGTTCGGAGCCTTTCCGACCTCTACCCAAGCGCTCGCGAGATCTCCCGGATGGAGCTCCCAACGCTCATGGAATATGAAGCTAAGGAGGTGGCGCGGCGGCTCGCCAACGGTGACATCATAGGGCGGCACCCATCCTGGACGAGGAAGGGGTTTCCATTCAACTACGCAGCGGTAAGTGCGTACCACGCGCACATTCAGCGCTATATCTGGACGTTCGGTCGAGAGCAGTTTCTATTTATAGGGTTCCGTACGATGACGCAAGACCAGAACAAGGCATTGAGTCAGATTGCGGCGTTCTTGGGCATAGACCCCGCGCCGATGCAAGTCGATCAGAGCGTGAATGCAACGCCGCAGCGCTACCAGAGCGCGCTCGCGAGACGTGTCATTGAGCCGGCAAAAAAGGCGATACGGCCATTACTCGGCAGCACGCTCAGCACCTCCCTCGGCAAGGTAGAGCGACGCTTATTCAAGAAGCATATCAAGATGGAGTTCGAACCCGATGTGCGTGCCGCGCTCTCGGGCGTGTTCGCCGAGGACATGGCGGCCGTCTCGAGTCTAACGGGTGTGTCCCTCGAAGACCTTTAG
- a CDS encoding TonB-dependent receptor yields MLARLFPPLAALALFLAPEAHAQSITGRVVDAVTQQTLPGANVAVLDASGEILAGAATDLDGAFSLSGLRAGNYHLQASFVGYDTQTRTDVVVQASRPTFVLFELRETTTALGEEITVTAGFFEDEPDAPVSVTALGPEEIRRTPGGQNDISRSLLALPGVSSGVDNRNDLLVRGGGPSENAYFVDGIEVPQINHFATQGAAGGALGLLNVDFIREATFYTGGFPVRYGDAGSSVLVVENRPGSPGLLSGDITVGATETALSLDGSSGEDFNWIFSARRSYLQLLFELIDLPIRPAYWDFQNRTEWDVTDKDRLVFFGLWAVDDFDIAQPEDPDDFEGQEIASRVLDNDQRSYTAGLSWRRLVPGGFFTTAFSRSYQEFFFNDRDEAGDPLLSNISEEAAWRLRTDGDLRLAPGLTLGVGGGASRETIASDFFQRATPANRLPADLAFDADLGLWKGFGYTQITAKAAGGKLALTGGVRADGTDFLDQGFSVSPRVSASVDLTDQISASGAVGRFTQSPELVSLAVRDGVSPEAPYANRGLRWIAVDQVIGGLALTPVPSLRVSLEGFYKQYDDYPVSVSDPRVSLANLGGDFGVIGAEPLAPQGEGRAYGVELSAQKRLTSKVYGLGAYTLAWSEFTGADGVYKPSAWDVRHNLQLTGGIRLGGWEIGSKLAFQSGRPFTPFDFAASEVEYALSRRGVLDLDRLNQERTSVYTRWDVRVDRRFSIAGRVNGNVYLDVQNILDRENVFGVQYTEDPAVPSRLREQSGIGRLPSVGFSVEF; encoded by the coding sequence ATGCTCGCTCGCCTTTTCCCGCCTCTGGCGGCCCTCGCCCTGTTCCTCGCGCCAGAGGCCCACGCGCAGTCCATCACCGGCCGCGTCGTGGACGCGGTCACGCAGCAGACGCTGCCGGGCGCGAACGTGGCCGTGCTGGACGCCTCTGGCGAGATCCTCGCGGGCGCCGCGACGGACCTCGACGGCGCGTTCTCGCTGTCGGGCCTCCGGGCAGGCAACTACCACCTCCAGGCTTCCTTTGTCGGCTACGACACCCAGACGCGGACGGACGTCGTCGTGCAGGCCAGCCGACCGACGTTCGTGCTGTTCGAGCTCCGGGAGACCACGACCGCGCTGGGCGAGGAGATCACGGTGACAGCAGGCTTTTTCGAGGACGAGCCCGACGCGCCCGTCTCGGTCACCGCGCTCGGGCCGGAGGAAATCCGCCGCACGCCTGGCGGGCAGAACGACATCTCGCGCTCGCTGCTCGCGCTTCCCGGAGTCTCCTCTGGCGTCGACAACCGCAACGACCTCTTGGTGCGCGGCGGCGGGCCGAGCGAGAACGCTTATTTCGTGGACGGCATCGAGGTACCGCAGATCAACCACTTCGCGACGCAAGGGGCCGCTGGCGGCGCGCTGGGGCTCCTCAACGTGGACTTTATCCGCGAGGCGACGTTCTACACCGGCGGCTTTCCGGTCCGGTACGGCGACGCGGGCTCGTCGGTCCTGGTCGTCGAGAACCGTCCGGGCAGCCCCGGCCTGCTCTCGGGCGACATCACGGTCGGCGCGACCGAGACCGCGCTGTCTCTGGACGGCTCCTCTGGCGAGGACTTCAACTGGATCTTTAGCGCCCGGCGCTCCTACCTCCAGCTCCTGTTCGAGCTGATCGACCTGCCCATCCGGCCGGCCTACTGGGACTTCCAAAACCGGACCGAGTGGGACGTCACCGACAAGGACCGGCTCGTCTTTTTCGGCCTCTGGGCCGTGGACGACTTCGACATCGCGCAGCCCGAAGACCCGGACGACTTCGAAGGTCAGGAGATCGCCTCTCGCGTGCTGGACAACGACCAGCGGAGCTACACCGCGGGCCTCTCGTGGCGCCGGCTCGTCCCCGGCGGCTTTTTTACGACGGCCTTCAGCCGCTCCTACCAGGAGTTCTTCTTCAACGACCGCGACGAGGCCGGCGACCCGCTCCTCTCCAACATCTCCGAGGAAGCCGCGTGGCGCCTGCGGACCGACGGCGACCTGCGCCTCGCGCCCGGCCTCACGCTCGGTGTCGGCGGCGGGGCCTCTCGCGAGACCATCGCGAGCGATTTCTTCCAGCGCGCGACGCCCGCGAACCGCCTCCCGGCCGATCTCGCCTTTGACGCCGATCTCGGTCTCTGGAAAGGCTTCGGCTACACCCAGATCACCGCGAAGGCCGCTGGCGGCAAGCTCGCCCTCACCGGCGGCGTCCGTGCGGATGGCACCGACTTCTTGGACCAGGGCTTCTCCGTCTCGCCGCGCGTGAGCGCGAGCGTCGACCTGACGGATCAGATCAGCGCCTCTGGCGCCGTGGGCCGCTTTACTCAATCGCCGGAGTTGGTGTCGCTCGCCGTGCGCGACGGCGTCTCGCCAGAGGCCCCGTACGCCAACCGCGGGCTCCGGTGGATCGCCGTCGATCAGGTAATCGGCGGGCTCGCACTCACGCCCGTGCCCAGCCTCCGCGTCTCGCTGGAGGGCTTCTACAAGCAGTACGACGACTACCCCGTCTCCGTGAGCGATCCGCGCGTGTCGCTCGCCAACCTCGGCGGCGACTTCGGCGTGATCGGCGCCGAGCCTCTGGCGCCCCAGGGCGAGGGCCGCGCCTACGGCGTGGAGCTCTCGGCGCAGAAGCGGCTGACCTCGAAGGTCTACGGACTCGGCGCGTACACGCTCGCGTGGAGCGAGTTCACCGGCGCCGATGGCGTCTACAAGCCGAGCGCGTGGGACGTGCGGCACAACCTCCAACTGACCGGCGGGATTCGGCTGGGTGGCTGGGAGATCGGCTCCAAGCTCGCGTTCCAGTCGGGCCGCCCGTTTACGCCGTTCGATTTCGCGGCCTCGGAAGTGGAGTACGCCCTCTCGCGCCGCGGCGTGCTGGACCTCGACCGGCTGAACCAGGAGCGCACCTCGGTCTACACCCGCTGGGACGTGCGCGTGGACCGCCGCTTCTCCATCGCGGGCCGCGTCAACGGCAACGTGTACCTGGACGTGCAAAACATCCTCGACCGCGAAAACGTGTTCGGCGTGCAGTACACCGAGGACCCTGCGGTCCCGAGCCGCTTGCGCGAGCAGTCGGGCATCGGGCGGCTCCCGTCGGTCGGCTTCAGCGTCGAGTTCTAG